The nucleotide window CCGGCCGGACTTCTCCACATTTGACCTTAAATTCAGAAGATAATCTCTGACAAAAACAGAGACTTCACCATAATATCCTTTAACAAATTCTTCAAAAAGCATCTCATTATCCAGTTCTTCATTCCATAGTTTTCGAGCAAGGATGTACGATTTCAGTTCAACCTGATCTACGTAATTTTGGTCTCCCAGTTGCGCAAAAACTCCTTTGATTTTATTTTTTTTGTAGAAATGAACATTGGAACCGGCATTGGGAAAATCCGGGAAGGGCGCGAGATAGTTGGTGAACTGCGTATAGTAATCCCACACGTACACATGAGGAGTGATCTGAAGCCAGTCTTTGAGATTGTTCCTGAAAGCAGCCGCCGATTTCCCTGTTTCGACCGGTTCATTCCTGAAAATTTCAATATTACTGAGCAGAATAATGACATTAGGAAGTGGTTTGGTACGAAGTGGTGCACGCGCTGTAGCCCCGTAAGAAATAGTGGTGAAGGTTTTTTCCGGATACCGGGCAGCAATAATATTTACAAACTGAATGAGGGTACCTTGCGGCCCTCCCTCTACCCTGTTTACAGTACTGCACAGTCCGCATTCGCAGTGACTGCTGTTATCATTGGGACTTATGGACCAGAATTTTTTATCAGGATTTTCTTTGAACAGTATTTCAAGTTTCTCAAGGGTAAGCTGCAGGACTTTTGGATGTGACAAACATAATTGCTGCAAAGTCCTTTTGCCTCTGGATAAAGAAAAATAGTCGGGATGCTTTTTAAAAAATATGTTGGGTACCAGGGTAGAAAAGGAATGCCCCCACAGGCCCCAGTAATCATCCAGGCGGTGAAGCTTGTACCAGTCCATATATTCCTCGTCCGATTCCGCTGTTGAATAAACCTCGCGGTAGTCAAACGAAGCCTTTTCAATTATATCTACCGGAAGGTTGATACGGATATCCCGGATTTTTGGACATTCCGCAGGCTCATTTGGCGCCCATTTACGGCATTTTAGATAGTTTTCTATAAAATGGTAAACCGCAAACAAAATACCGCGGTGGCCATTCCCCTCCAAAATTATATTTTTGCCGTTATTCGAAATTGAAAATGTATCGGTGGATAAAACTTCAGACTGAGAAACCGTACTGCCAATACTGATCGCAGGCTTATCTCCCGCAACAGTAGAAACAGGCAGTAGTGCACCAGTCACCTTTTGAAAATAACGTTGCAATATTCGCGCAGCTTTCTTTTCATTTTCCGAAGCCTCTGCCGGAATAATAATAACATATTCAGATTTGCCCGCTTTCACCACGTTGAGTGAGAATTGCTGTGCGGCAGAATTACCCCGCATCAGAAACAGGAATATAATAACATACAGAATTTTCATTTAAAATGCTAAGGGGCAAAAATAATATTATAAATGTTACCGGGCGAGAATATCATCGTGCGATACCATAGCTTCTACTATCCTAAAAGTTCAATATATTTGTTTCCGCAAAACACGCCCATGAAGTCATCTTATTTTTCATTTATTTCAGCTCCCAAAAAAACAATCGCCGTTGCTTCATTTTGTATGTTGCCTTTAAGTGCATTGGCGCAGCAACAGCCAAGTTCAGACGAACTTTTTATTCAGGCCCGCACAGCCGCATTTGAAGATAAAGACTATCCGAAAGCCATCTCCCTGGCAAAACAGGCTTTGGAAATCTCACCGGATTACACCGATATTTCCGTCTTTGTAGGGAGGCTCTATACATGGAATAAGAACGTAGATCAAGCGCGGGCTGTTTTTGCCGAACTTGAGCGTAAGCAGGAAGATGATGCCGATTTCTTTCTGGCATATGCCTCTCTGGAATACTGGAATGACAGTAATGGCCGCGCACTGGAAATCCTGGAAAAGGCCACTGCACTTCATCCTGACTCAGAAACATTATGGCTGCTGCAATCGAAAGTATACTTCAGCGAAAATCAGTATCTGAAAGCAGAAGAAGCGGCAAATAAAGTTTTAACAATTAATCCAGTAAATACTGAAGCACGGGAAATGCTTGTAAAGCTAAGAGATCTTACTGCCAAAAATGCGATCGGAATAACTTACAGCTACACTCATTTTGATAAACAGTTTGCTGAAGACTGGCATTTAACAGGTCTTAGCTACAAAAGGGTAACACCTGTCGGCTCCGTTATTCTGAAAGGAAATTTGGCTAATAAATTTGGCGATACCGGCACTCAGCTTGAACTGGAAGCTTATCCACGACTTTCTAAAACATTTTACCTGTATGTAGGCGCAGGATATTCAAATGACGTCGGCATTTTTCCAAAATACAGAACCGGCTTATCTCTGAATGCAAATCTGCCCAAAAGTTTTGAGGCCGAAATTGGTTATCGCCAGCTTTATTTTTCAGATAATATCTGGCTTTATACGGCTGCAGTAGGTAAATACTATAAAAATTTCTGGTTTAACCTTCGAACGTACATTACTCCGGACGAAAAGAATATTTCACATTCCTACACAGGAACCGTAAGATATTACACAAAAGGTGCTGACGATTATATCTCCGTACAGGCCGGAACCGGAATAAGTCCCGACGACAGCCGCAATAATTTGCTCGAGAGCGAAAACTATAAACTGAAAACCTTTAAAATTGGTGCAGACTATAATTTTGTAATAAACAAAACCAACGTTTTTTCAGTAGGAGCTATGTATTTTAATCAGGAATACAGAGCCAATACCCGTGGGAATCAGTTTGATCTTTCTTTAGGATATACCAAAAGGTTTTAATTAAAAGGCCCCGTTAATTTACGGGGTGGAATTACCGGTTTCTGAAAAAATTAGTCACTGTGCTGTCCGGCATTAGTTTGTTTGATGAGGTGAAACTACTGTTCATAGCCCGGAAATTATTAAAATAACTCAATATTCTTTTACGCTCTTTTGCATCATATACAGGGTCCTCCTGCATCTTTGTTAAGTGAAAAACCTGCTTGTCCTGCAAGTGATAGTTTCCGAAAACAAAATTCTGGAGTTGGTCCTTACTTTTCATGATAGGAATCCCCGCCGCATTTGTACTCTGAGTACTTTTAAGACCTTCACCTACCCATGCGACGGTGGACGGCGTTTTCAGGTTATAATTTCTGCGGTAATAGGAAAGCAGTGAGGGTGCCACATCAAAATGACTTACAATGGTATTAAAACGTTTAGGTTCTTTGATTAAACTTGAATAAATAACCAATGGAACACGGAACCGGTCAATTTTAGACTGCAGCATAATCTCCGGCATACTGTGATCTCCGGTAATTACAAAAATGGTGTTTGCAAAATCTGCACGTTTCTGGTACTCTTCAAAAAAACCTTTCAATGCATCGTCTGCATTCAGAATTGCGGTTAACTGTTTTTTATGCTCAGTGGCAAGTTGTTTTTGCTGCGGATTCAATTTTCCGGAATTCAAAATCCTAAAGAATTGCTTTTCATAATAGCCCGCCTTGTTAATGAGGAAAGGACTGTGTGTTGAAAGTGTAAATAGCGTATTAAAATAGGGACGGTTTTGTTCTTCCTGAAAGTGAAGCATTTTAGAAAATACGGCCTGATCCTCATAACCCCAGCTTTGCCCATTTTTTGATGGCAGTTTTAAATAACCCCGTCCAAAGGACTTTTCATCAATAATATGTTCTACTTCGCTATATTTTAGGTACTGGTCCATCTTGTCAAAATGACTGTCACCCCCATAATAAAACCCTGTACTGAAACCGTTCCGCTGCAATACATTATAAAGGTTAAAGTGCGGCGGTATTCTCTCGAGTTCCAGAAAACCGTTCTGCGCGAAAGGAAGTGATCCCGTGAGCGTGGGCAAAGCCGCAAATGTACGCCCGGAAGAACTGAGGGCATTTTCCCAGGATAGCCCTTTAGAAGACAGCTTGTCTAGAAAAGGTGCAAAATTACCAATATAACCTTCCGGCGAGGTATATGCATGACCAAACCCCTCCATTACAATTAGAACGAGATTGGGAACTTTTTCTGACTTATTTAGCAGAGGTCCCAGGAAATCCTGTGTATCTTCTTTTTTCCAAAACGGATAATTTTCATCCAGCATTTCTGAATGCAAATTAAACTTACCTCCATTGCCTAAGAGTTCTGAAATTTCAGGACGGGCAAGCACATTGTTCATATTTGAACTGAAGAAATATTCCCATTTACTCTTTGCGGCGGCTTGTCCGAATTCGTTAATTTTATCCGTATCGATAAGATGTCTGGGGATGAGGAACGAAACAAGTCCTACGGACAGAATTACAATACCGGCAAGCGGCGATTTAAAAGCAGTTCTGCCTGCTAAGTAAAAAGGGATTACCGCGATTACAGTAAGAATTAGCATCAGCGCCATATTCTTCATAGTGAGCATTCCACTGGCATCCAACGTTTGCTTCATTTCAGCCTTGGTGTAATACTGTACATCGGCACCAAGCATGTTGCCGGATTCCGAAAAATAAATAAACAGGACGAACTGGAAAATAATCATGGCACTGAAAAGAATCAGCGCGAGATTACGGGCCCATCCGGTTTTTACAAAATTTAACAGCAGATAAATAATACCAGTACCAAACAAGATTTTGAAAAGGAACAGCGTATTATCCAAAAGAAGACTCAGTACGATAAGATGCGATTCAAAACTTTCTACTGCATACCTGTACCAGGCCCATTCGGCAGCCACTGAAATTAAAAACATGAGTACAAACACAGCAGCAGTTACCCCCCAGGACCTTAGTCCAAATTTCAGGATAGCCAGCATCCTTTTTCCCCACGGAAGGTTTTTTGTTTCCTGACTGAAACCCTGCCTGGTCATTTCGCCCCATGAATGTGATTTTTTAAAATAATCGATAAAACCTTTAACACCTGCCTTCACTACAATAGGATGAAAGTAAAATGGTTCCAGAAGGGCCGTCCCTATTAAGGAAAGAAAGTCCTTTCGCTTGGTGTAGACCTGCCTGCTCACCAGATCAACAAGAATGGCATAGAATGAATAGAGGAATCCGGCTGAGATAACGAGAGCACAGAGAATCAGAAAGAATGACCAGTTGATAATGCCGAGGATGAGGAAAAGGATGAAAAAGAAATATCCCGCAAATTCAATGATTGGTCCTAAAAATTCAAAACTGAACCAATACGGAAGGCTTACCGTGCCTAATTTGCCGTACTTGGGATTGAACATCATCCGGCGGTGCTTCCAAAGTGTTTCCATAGTCCCGCGCATCCATCGGTTACGCTGTTTTACAAGAATTTCTTTGGATTCCGGAGCTTCGGTCCAGCACAGGGGGTCCGGAATGGTAATCACTTCATAAGGTTCATTGCGCTCCTCCATATACTGACGCATGCGCACCACAAGTTCCATATCTTCGCCCACTGTGTTCTTATCATATCCTCCACAGGCCAGAACAATTTTCCTGTCGAAAACGCCGAAGGCGCCTGAAATCAGAATAAGTCCGGAGGCTCGGGACCACGCCATGCGTCCGAGAACGAAAGCACGGATGTATTCCAGGACCTGTGTTTTACCAAGCAAAGTTCTCGGCAGATTGACTTCCACCACTTTACCGTTCTCAATCCGGCAGTTGTTGGCCAGACGGATTACTCCGCCGCAGGCGATGAGTTTCTTATCAGTTTGCTGAAGAAAAGGTTTCGCCAGTTTAAGTATTGAGTCCTGCTCCAGAATACAGTCTACATCAATACAAACCAGGTAATCTCCGCTGGAAATATTTACACCTACATTCAGCGCATCGGCTTTACCTCCGTTTGCCTTATCCACGACTATGAGTTTATGAAATGCCGGGTTTTTACTTTTATAGATTCCGCGCACCTCCGCCGTAGGTATATTGCCCTGAATAAAAAAAGCCACAGACTCAAGTTCATAGGCATCGATGAGTTTCTGAATGGAATCGTCCTTACTGCCGTCATTAACGATAATAATCTCAAGATTATGATAATACAGGGACAGCAGGGAACGAACATTTTCCACAATCGTCATCCCCTCATTGTATGCCGGGGCAATTAAGCTGAAAACAGGGGCATTGGGATTGGATGCAATAATATTGTAATCTGTAAATGTGTTTTCCCTCTTATAGCGCAGGATAGCTCCAAGTGCATATATTCCCATCCAACTGTACACCAGCAGAACGCCACATGCATAAAGCAGGAAAAACCATATTACAACCTCATAAACAATGTGGGAAAACTCTGTCATATTTTTTCCTGTAAAACGTGTTTAATAATTGAAACCAATTCTGAAGGGGAACAGGACTTTGAAGCTAAGGACTGCAACTCTCCGGACAGATTAAGTCCGTGTAGACCTTTTGCGGCACCAATCCTTGCTGCTACAGAGTCATTACCCAATAGTTTTTGCCTGAAAAAGTCGGCCGCGCGAATGTCGGACATTTTACAAATTGAATTTATGATTTCAACTTTCACCTCATCAGGCTGGGTTTCGTATGATGAAAAATAATCCGACAGTGTTTCTGCATTCTCCAGTGTTTGCAGAGTTTCCACGGCCTGAAGCCGGATTTGTATGTTTGGATGACTGAAAAGGGCTAATACATCAGCATACATATTAAGCAATTGATATTTGCTGATGATCCGCAGTACAAAAACAGTCACAGATGGATTTGCACTTTGCAGCCACTCGCGCAGCATGCCTTCAGAATCCGGCGGAACCTCCGGTATGGAATTGAGCAGCCGCAACTGCTGCCATTCCGACAGTATTCCCTGAGCATCATTTAAAAAATTCAGACCTTCAAAACCATTGAAAGTCACTACAGAATACTGTGCCTCCTGATACACCTGAGGTGACGGGTGATGCAGCAGCCGTGAGATGGCCGGCAAAGCCTTTCCTACCCTCATTGCGGTAAGCTCCAGTATGCCACCCGCAATAAGATGCGTCCGCTTTTGGCCAAGTTTACTTAAACTTTCCTTTTCCAAACCATTTTCATTAAAAAGCGACCGTATGATGAGGCCTGCGCCGCCGGAAAACTTCTTTTCGGCGCTGATTAATTTTTCCAGCATGAGCCTCCGGTAGGCAGGACGCTGGGCAATTCCGGAATTATTGATTCGACCGGGGACCTCGCCTCCATTTACAATCGCCCCGGCAATTACAGCGTCAATCTCTGCAGACCACGATTCAATGCTAACCTGCTTTCGGTACTGCAGCAATCCATAAAGCAGTACAGCAAAAATAAGCAGCAACACCACAGCAAGCAGGCTGATGAGTACTATGACGAGAAAATGGAGGGAAATACTAAGCAACATAATCAGGATGCCGCTAATCTCTTCACCCTAAGCATCAGTTCGTTAGGGCTAAAAGGTTTTACAATGAAATCGGCTGCTCCCAAACCAAAAGCGTTCAGGATTACATCTTCCTGGCCCATGCTGGAGAGCATAATTACAGGAATGTTCTTACCTGCGGATTTTATAGCTGCAAGTATTTCAACCCCGGAAGCAAAAGGCATCATAATATCACTAATGACAAGGTCTACATTCCTCTCCATAACTGTATCAATTGCCTCCTTTCCGTTTCTGGTGAGAATCACTTCGTAACCTTCCTTCTGCAGTTTGTGTTCAATAGTTCTTAAAATAAGTTCATCATCCTCAGCTATTAAAATAGTCATAGTCTGGTTTATTTTATTAATCTTTTTATTGTTTCTAATCCCTTTGTTATTGCCTTTGCGATCTCACTGTCCAGAGCGATGAAATCCGGATTACGGTCTACGGTATTTTCCCATCTGGCAGCGGTATCAGCGAGACTGAACAATCCGGCAGTGCCCGCGGTGCCTTTTAGTTTATGGAGAATCTTTTTTACTTCATCTGCGTTTCCTGCCCTACAGGCCTCAGCAAGTGCCTTTCCCGAAGTTTCCGTTTCCTGAATTACCAGATTAAGAAACATTTCACGAAAGTCTTTGTCATCCCCTATTTGCTGTTCCAGATGATTCATATCCAGATAGAGGTCCGATTCTTCCCCATTTTGCCAGTCTGCAGCCTTATCATAAATATGTGTTTTCAGTGCTTCCAGAAGCTCTGCCTGTCTTAACGGTTTTGTCAGGAAATGATCCATACCCGCGTCCAGGCATTTTTCCTTTTCACCCAAAACGTTACCGGCTGTGACGCCTATTATTACTGGCTGTTGGCCCGGCAGTTGCCGAATCATCCTGGTTGCCTCAATTCCGTCCATCACCGGCATCTGCACATCCATCAGGATGAGGTCAAAGAACTGACTGTGGCAGAGCTCTAAGGCCTGCTTACCGTCGGTAGCCTCAGTAAAAACCGCTTCAGGCACCAGGGACTGCATCATTCGGTTGTTGAGGACCATGTTCACGGGGTTGTCATCTACCAACAGTACCTTCAGACCTGACAGAGTTACCTCATCCTTTTCGGTTTTTACATTTACAGCCTGTTGATCCAACTGATGTACAGCCTGTTTCAGCGTATGATAAAGATCCCGGGATTTTATGGGTTTAAGCAGGCAGAAACTGTTCTCATTCTTTCGGAAGGAGTTAATCACTTCATGTTCCTCCGAAGAAGTATGAAGCACTACCAATGGCGAAACTTCTTCCTTTTCTTTAAAGAGTTCACGAATCTTGTCGATGGTTTCAATGCCCGATATTACCGGCATATGATAAT belongs to Chryseobacterium sp. and includes:
- a CDS encoding YaiO family outer membrane beta-barrel protein, producing the protein MKSSYFSFISAPKKTIAVASFCMLPLSALAQQQPSSDELFIQARTAAFEDKDYPKAISLAKQALEISPDYTDISVFVGRLYTWNKNVDQARAVFAELERKQEDDADFFLAYASLEYWNDSNGRALEILEKATALHPDSETLWLLQSKVYFSENQYLKAEEAANKVLTINPVNTEAREMLVKLRDLTAKNAIGITYSYTHFDKQFAEDWHLTGLSYKRVTPVGSVILKGNLANKFGDTGTQLELEAYPRLSKTFYLYVGAGYSNDVGIFPKYRTGLSLNANLPKSFEAEIGYRQLYFSDNIWLYTAAVGKYYKNFWFNLRTYITPDEKNISHSYTGTVRYYTKGADDYISVQAGTGISPDDSRNNLLESENYKLKTFKIGADYNFVINKTNVFSVGAMYFNQEYRANTRGNQFDLSLGYTKRF
- a CDS encoding HEAT repeat domain-containing protein, which produces MLLSISLHFLVIVLISLLAVVLLLIFAVLLYGLLQYRKQVSIESWSAEIDAVIAGAIVNGGEVPGRINNSGIAQRPAYRRLMLEKLISAEKKFSGGAGLIIRSLFNENGLEKESLSKLGQKRTHLIAGGILELTAMRVGKALPAISRLLHHPSPQVYQEAQYSVVTFNGFEGLNFLNDAQGILSEWQQLRLLNSIPEVPPDSEGMLREWLQSANPSVTVFVLRIISKYQLLNMYADVLALFSHPNIQIRLQAVETLQTLENAETLSDYFSSYETQPDEVKVEIINSICKMSDIRAADFFRQKLLGNDSVAARIGAAKGLHGLNLSGELQSLASKSCSPSELVSIIKHVLQEKI
- a CDS encoding response regulator transcription factor; amino-acid sequence: MTILIAEDDELILRTIEHKLQKEGYEVILTRNGKEAIDTVMERNVDLVISDIMMPFASGVEILAAIKSAGKNIPVIMLSSMGQEDVILNAFGLGAADFIVKPFSPNELMLRVKRLAAS
- a CDS encoding DUF4838 domain-containing protein, translating into MKILYVIIFLFLMRGNSAAQQFSLNVVKAGKSEYVIIIPAEASENEKKAARILQRYFQKVTGALLPVSTVAGDKPAISIGSTVSQSEVLSTDTFSISNNGKNIILEGNGHRGILFAVYHFIENYLKCRKWAPNEPAECPKIRDIRINLPVDIIEKASFDYREVYSTAESDEEYMDWYKLHRLDDYWGLWGHSFSTLVPNIFFKKHPDYFSLSRGKRTLQQLCLSHPKVLQLTLEKLEILFKENPDKKFWSISPNDNSSHCECGLCSTVNRVEGGPQGTLIQFVNIIAARYPEKTFTTISYGATARAPLRTKPLPNVIILLSNIEIFRNEPVETGKSAAAFRNNLKDWLQITPHVYVWDYYTQFTNYLAPFPDFPNAGSNVHFYKKNKIKGVFAQLGDQNYVDQVELKSYILARKLWNEELDNEMLFEEFVKGYYGEVSVFVRDYLLNLRSNVEKSGRKLDIYGNPVKEHDAYLSSKQLAQYEALLDRAESASVSKTIRARIRKLRLSLDYTRLQQAKFFGKDAHGIYSQSHARKWEIRSGLKKKVHDFGLSLKSAGITQLSEGGQTAQSYIEEWSQIFQKEIPVTLATGAAVSFEKPWIQDYPAKGTRTLTDGMYGMHDFSLNWLLFEGSNTITLDLRQETYVTSITPNFLEDQRHWIFLPRKVSITVSADGLHYNELSSFQSSVTQKKSVTSYPVTFTAGKKIKYIKISIDPLPQLPEWKSHPSKSPLVAIDEIWVE
- a CDS encoding sulfatase-like hydrolase/transferase: MTEFSHIVYEVVIWFFLLYACGVLLVYSWMGIYALGAILRYKRENTFTDYNIIASNPNAPVFSLIAPAYNEGMTIVENVRSLLSLYYHNLEIIIVNDGSKDDSIQKLIDAYELESVAFFIQGNIPTAEVRGIYKSKNPAFHKLIVVDKANGGKADALNVGVNISSGDYLVCIDVDCILEQDSILKLAKPFLQQTDKKLIACGGVIRLANNCRIENGKVVEVNLPRTLLGKTQVLEYIRAFVLGRMAWSRASGLILISGAFGVFDRKIVLACGGYDKNTVGEDMELVVRMRQYMEERNEPYEVITIPDPLCWTEAPESKEILVKQRNRWMRGTMETLWKHRRMMFNPKYGKLGTVSLPYWFSFEFLGPIIEFAGYFFFILFLILGIINWSFFLILCALVISAGFLYSFYAILVDLVSRQVYTKRKDFLSLIGTALLEPFYFHPIVVKAGVKGFIDYFKKSHSWGEMTRQGFSQETKNLPWGKRMLAILKFGLRSWGVTAAVFVLMFLISVAAEWAWYRYAVESFESHLIVLSLLLDNTLFLFKILFGTGIIYLLLNFVKTGWARNLALILFSAMIIFQFVLFIYFSESGNMLGADVQYYTKAEMKQTLDASGMLTMKNMALMLILTVIAVIPFYLAGRTAFKSPLAGIVILSVGLVSFLIPRHLIDTDKINEFGQAAAKSKWEYFFSSNMNNVLARPEISELLGNGGKFNLHSEMLDENYPFWKKEDTQDFLGPLLNKSEKVPNLVLIVMEGFGHAYTSPEGYIGNFAPFLDKLSSKGLSWENALSSSGRTFAALPTLTGSLPFAQNGFLELERIPPHFNLYNVLQRNGFSTGFYYGGDSHFDKMDQYLKYSEVEHIIDEKSFGRGYLKLPSKNGQSWGYEDQAVFSKMLHFQEEQNRPYFNTLFTLSTHSPFLINKAGYYEKQFFRILNSGKLNPQQKQLATEHKKQLTAILNADDALKGFFEEYQKRADFANTIFVITGDHSMPEIMLQSKIDRFRVPLVIYSSLIKEPKRFNTIVSHFDVAPSLLSYYRRNYNLKTPSTVAWVGEGLKSTQSTNAAGIPIMKSKDQLQNFVFGNYHLQDKQVFHLTKMQEDPVYDAKERKRILSYFNNFRAMNSSFTSSNKLMPDSTVTNFFRNR